The Petrotoga sp. 9PW.55.5.1 genome window below encodes:
- a CDS encoding metallophosphoesterase family protein produces MVWIISDIHGMYDCLISLLENFHIKDEDKLIFLGDYVDRGPNSKKVLDFLITLSKGNKHIFIKGNHDDMMVDYFSKYGDYEHGLWFYNGAKSTINSFNGSVDREYLNFLEDLPLYYEEKIGNENYLFVHAGINPHKSVDEQDKFDLLWIREEFLEINERYSNYIIIHGHTPTLYLTGKDDVFIKKDDDNRIISIDIDTGCVYGGKLTALGITNENKYIIVQVSC; encoded by the coding sequence ATGGTTTGGATAATTTCAGATATTCATGGTATGTACGATTGTTTAATTTCTCTTTTAGAGAATTTTCATATTAAAGATGAAGATAAGTTAATATTTTTAGGAGATTATGTTGATAGAGGTCCAAATTCAAAGAAAGTATTGGACTTTTTAATAACTTTGAGTAAGGGTAATAAGCATATTTTTATTAAAGGTAATCACGACGATATGATGGTAGATTATTTTAGTAAATATGGTGATTACGAGCATGGGCTTTGGTTTTATAACGGAGCAAAGTCAACTATTAATAGTTTTAATGGTAGTGTGGATAGAGAATATCTAAATTTTTTGGAAGATTTACCTCTTTATTACGAGGAAAAAATTGGCAACGAGAATTATCTTTTTGTTCATGCTGGAATAAATCCTCATAAATCAGTTGATGAACAAGATAAATTCGATCTATTATGGATCAGAGAAGAGTTTTTAGAAATAAACGAAAGGTATTCGAACTATATTATAATTCATGGGCATACTCCAACGCTTTATTTAACAGGAAAAGATGATGTGTTTATTAAAAAAGATGATGATAATAGAATTATAAGCATTGATATAGATACAGGTTGTGTTTATGGTGGGAAATTGACTGCCTTAGGTATAACGAATGAAAACAAATATATAATAGTGCAAGTTTCTTGTTAG
- a CDS encoding ferritin family protein codes for MNTKKVLGILEYALSKEMEGMQFYESKAKTVKIKDVKETFESLSGMEKSHVDYISGLIKDIKSHDYVHFSQPSDVGQSFTKRASQEIVYGGDFSAVKSDIPVLRMAYLIEEDFMNYYNKAAESVEDEDIKKILKHLAEWEKEHRDRIYTLYQKLSKDYWEHMDVEPLY; via the coding sequence TTGAATACGAAAAAGGTTTTAGGGATATTAGAATATGCTTTATCTAAAGAAATGGAAGGAATGCAATTTTACGAATCAAAAGCTAAAACAGTAAAAATAAAAGATGTGAAAGAAACTTTTGAAAGTTTAAGCGGAATGGAAAAAAGCCATGTGGATTATATAAGCGGACTCATAAAAGATATAAAAAGTCACGATTATGTTCATTTTTCACAACCAAGTGATGTTGGGCAGTCTTTTACCAAAAGAGCTTCTCAAGAAATAGTGTATGGTGGTGACTTTTCAGCTGTAAAATCTGATATACCTGTATTAAGAATGGCTTATTTAATTGAAGAAGACTTCATGAATTATTATAATAAGGCCGCTGAAAGTGTAGAAGATGAAGATATTAAAAAAATACTAAAGCACCTTGCAGAATGGGAAAAAGAGCACAGAGATAGAATTTACACCTTGTATCAAAAACTCTCAAAAGATTATTGGGAACACATGGATGTAGAACCATTATATTGA